TGACCCATTCCTCGCCGTTCCAGACGAGCGGCCGCAGCGGGATGTCCGGCTGCGAATAGTCGCCGTGCAGGTGGCCGACAGCCGGCGCGACCGGCAGCGAGATGCCGTGCGACATGTCGAACAGGTTGAGCCCTTCGAGCGTCTCCCAGAGGAATCGCTCGGGATAGCGGTACTCGGTCGCCTGCGCATTCGCGATCAGGATCGCCGACCGCTCCCAGAGATCCTCGAGGCGCTCGCGCAGCGTCTCGATCGAATCGGGCGCCCCGAACTCCGGCAGGATCTCGGGCTGGACCTTTGTCGCAGCATCAGACAACGCCGCAATAGCGGACGTGCGCACAGCATAAGCCATGTCAGGGCTCCTTTGAGGTGAAGGAAGGGACGCGGACGCCGGCGGCCGGCGCGGCCCGCGTCAGAACGGGTTGATGTCGCCGCCGCCCGGGCCGCCGCCGCCCGGGCCACCGCCGCCGCCGCCCGAGACAGCCGGGTTGACGGTGACGCGGTGCTGGACCTGCGAGGAAACACCGGACGGGTTCGTCGCCGTGACGGTCACGTCATAGACGCCGATGGCCGAAGGCACGCCGCGCAGCTCGCCGCTCGACAGCGCCGTGCCGCCCGGCTGGCCGGTGACCCCGATGGTCAGGCCGGAGAAGCTGAAGGCGCCGCCGTTGACATACTGGGCGTAGCGCACCGGCGGCAGGGTCTGGCCAAGCGTCATGGTGATCGCCGGGATCGACGACCAGACAGGCGCGGCGCCGGCCGAGACGTTGACCGTCTGCAGGGCCTGCACCGCCGCGCCGAAGGCGTCGGTCGCGGTCCAGGTGATGGTGTAGTTGCCCGCCGTCGTGGGCACGCCCGACAGCACGCCGTCGCTGACCGACAGGCCCGGGGGCACACCGGTTGCGGTGATCGTGAGGGCATAGGCCGGTGTCGTGCCCGCCAGGATGAAACTGCGGGCGTGCAGGAAGCCGACGCCGGCGCCCTGGACGACATTCCAGACCGGCAGCGCGACCCAGCTCGGCGGCGTCGTGGGCGGCGACAGCGGGTCATAGCTGTGCAGGGTGATCTCGACCGTGTCGGCGAGCCCGCTCTCGTCGGTGACGCGGAAGGTGACGGTTGCCGGCGCCTGGATCGGCGGAGCCGCGCGCGCGAGGATCGCGCCGGTCAGTGTCACGCCGGTCGGCAACGCATCGAGCGCCTCGAAGGTGCGGTTCTCGGCCGGCGAATCCGGATCCGTGACCAGCGTGTTGAGGTCGACGATCGTGCCGCTCGAGCCTGCCTCGAAAGCATAGGACCGGTCGACGCCGAAGGCCGGCGCAACGGGCGGGTGATAGGTGGCAAGGCGGCGCAGCTCGGCGAGCACATAGGCCGAAGCCGAGCCCTGCGAGGCCATGAGGTAGAAGTCCTCCGCGTCGAAGGTGGCCAGGATCGTATGCGGCAGGACGCGCGGCCGGTAGCGCTCGTCGTCGAACAGCACCGTCACACGCGGGTCGGTGATCACCGTCCCCTCGAGCGCGTCATGATCGCCGAGCGGCGTCGGATAGAGGCCGGAGGCCGCGATCAGGTCGGCAAGGTTTGCCGCGATCAGGTCGAGCGGCTGGCCGGACGCGAGGCCTGCGGCGATGGCCGCGATATCGGCCCCTTGCCCTTCGAGATCCTCGACCAGGGCGGCCGCCGCGAGGCGGTGCACGTCAAGCGCGGCGAGATACCAGGCGAGCGTCTTGACCGGCCCGCCGCGCCGCGTCGTGACCGTGCCGTCGCCGCCGAAATCGGCGGGCTCGTTGATCACCTTGCCGAGGGTGTCGACATCGGTGCCGGCATCGATCAGTTGCTGGGCGGTCGGTGCGGGCATCAGGCGGCTCCCATGTTGGCCGGGATGGTTTCATTGACGAGCAGGTCAAAGAGGTTGACCGCCGCGAGCGCGCCTTCGCCGTACTCGGCGAGGAAGGCGAGCGTGTCGAAGTCCTCGGGCTCGATCGCTTCGATCCGCAGGCTGACATTCCAGCGCCAGCGCCCGGTCGTGATCTCGCTGGCCTGGGCGAGCGAAGCGAACCGGCAGGCAAAAGTGCGGCAACCGTCGCGGCTCATGCCGGGCAGCCAGAGGTCCGCCTCGAAGACGCTGCCCGTCACTTTCTGGGCAAAGGCTGTCAGGATGTCCTGCTCGAGTGCCGAGAGGCGCAGCGCGAACGTGTAGACGCCCGGCACATGGTCGAAGCGCCGGCGCTCCTCCTGCCAGCCGGTGTCCATCTCGAAGGCCTCGACGCCGAAGTCCGGCGTCAGGGTCTGCGACTGGAAGATCGGGCGCGGCAGGGCGCGCGGCCAGGTCAGCCTCGTCATGCGCCCTCCCCGAGATCGGCGACGTAGTTGGCAGCGGTCACGGAGAAGGCCCGCCCGGTGGGCGAGACCTTGCGCACCGTCAGGTCGATGATTGCGGCGTCCGGCGTGGATACCGCGATCAGGCTGGGCACGCCGGCGTCATCCCCGGTCAGCGCGACCGGCAGCGCCTCGGCAAACTGCAGCACCCGGCCCGGCAGGCCGGTCGCCGGCAGCATGTCGCTGACCTCGCCCTCCGGCGTGCGGATGACCACGAACACCGGCCCCTCCGGCACCGGGCCGGACACCAGCAGGCGCAGGCCGTCCGCCCGCACGAGCCGCACCGAGCGGCCCCAGTCGAACATCGGATGGGCAAGGCCGATCCGGTCGAACCGGCCGAACAGGTTTGCCGCATCGGTCGTCTGGAACGTGACCTCCATGTTGCGCCGGTTGAGATCGTCCCAGAGGTACTTCGCCTCCTCGACCGCCTCTGCCGCGTCGGTCAGCCCGAGCGGCTTGACCGTGCGCGGAAACAGCGCGCTTTCCGGCCAGCGCACCTGGCGCTCGGCGAACGTCTCCGGGTCGCGGTACTCGATCTCGACGCCGTCCGGATCGCCCTGGCGCCGGAAGGCCCACTGGATCTTCAGCGAGTTGGCGATCACCGCGTCGGCGGTTACGAGGCCGCGCCGCACCGGTTTCGGGCCGTCGACCGCGACGCCGAGGCGGCCGCCCCGCATCACGGGATCGGCGCGCCCGCGCCGGGCCACGGCCTGCAGGGCCGCCCAGAGCGTCTGGCGCGTGTCGAAGACGCCGTTGAAGCCGGAGCGGCCTTCGAGCCCCTCACGCCACGCGGCAAGTCCTTCCTCATGCACGCCCTCGATCGACAGGGCCGCGCGGCC
The genomic region above belongs to Acidobacteriota bacterium and contains:
- a CDS encoding putative Ig domain-containing protein, with product MPAPTAQQLIDAGTDVDTLGKVINEPADFGGDGTVTTRRGGPVKTLAWYLAALDVHRLAAAALVEDLEGQGADIAAIAAGLASGQPLDLIAANLADLIAASGLYPTPLGDHDALEGTVITDPRVTVLFDDERYRPRVLPHTILATFDAEDFYLMASQGSASAYVLAELRRLATYHPPVAPAFGVDRSYAFEAGSSGTIVDLNTLVTDPDSPAENRTFEALDALPTGVTLTGAILARAAPPIQAPATVTFRVTDESGLADTVEITLHSYDPLSPPTTPPSWVALPVWNVVQGAGVGFLHARSFILAGTTPAYALTITATGVPPGLSVSDGVLSGVPTTAGNYTITWTATDAFGAAVQALQTVNVSAGAAPVWSSIPAITMTLGQTLPPVRYAQYVNGGAFSFSGLTIGVTGQPGGTALSSGELRGVPSAIGVYDVTVTATNPSGVSSQVQHRVTVNPAVSGGGGGGPGGGGPGGGDINPF